From the Mycobacterium sp. DL592 genome, the window GACCTGCCCGAAACCCCGAGCGAGCCAGCGAGCGAACCAGCTAGCGAGCCGAAGTGGGAACCACCCGCGACCGCGGGTGAGGAGCTGCCGGACCGCCTGAGGGTGCATTCCCTCGCGCGGGTGCTCGGCACCACCAGCCGACGCGTCCTCGACGCGTTGAGCGAACTCGACGGCCGCACGCGCAGCGCGCAGTCCACCGTCGAGCGCACCGACGCGGTGCGGGTGCGCGACGTGCTGGCCCAGGAGCCGGCCCCCGCTGCCGAACAACCCGCAGCACCGGTCGAACCAGCGGCTGTCGAGGTGCCCGTCGAGGCCACGGTCGCCGAGGTCGATGCCACTGCCGACGTCGTCGAGGACGACGAGCCGGAATCGCGCCTGATCCTGGAAACCACCACCATCGAGCAGTCGGTGTACATGCCGTTGTTCGTCGCCCCGCAGCCGGTCAGAGCCGTCGCCGTCGAAAGCGACGACGACGATGAGGACGAGGACGAGGACGACGACGAGGAGTCCGGCGTCGAGACCGACGACGACCAGTCCGAGCGGCCGGCCAGCCGCCGCCGCCGGCGTGGCCGCCGCGGCCGCGGTCGTGGTCGCGGTGAGCAGGGCGAAGCCACCGGCGAGGACACCGACGACGAGGCGACCGAGAGCGCCGAGGATGACGAGACCGACGAGGTATCCGGCGACGAGGAGTCGGGCACCGGCGAGGCAGCCACCCGGCGCCGCCGCAGGCGCAGGCGTCGCAAGACCGGTGGCGGCGGCGAGGACGGGGAACCCGCCTCCGAGGACGATCCGCCCAATACCGTCGTTCACGAACGCGCCCCGCGCAGCAAGGCCGAGCGTGACCCGGATGCCATCCAGGGCATCAGCGGCTCTACCCGCCTGGAGGCCAAGCGTCAGCGCCGCCGCGACGGCCGCGACGCCGGTCGCCGGCGCCCGCCGATCCTGTCCGAGGCCGAGTTCCTCGCCCGCCGCGAAGCGGTCGAACGGGTCATGGTCGTCCGCGACAAGATCCGCACCGAACCGCCGCACGAGGGTGCCCGCTATACCCAGATCGCGGTGCTCGAAGACGGTGTGGTCGTCGAGCACTTCGTCACCTCCGCGGCGTCGGCGTCGCTGGTCGGCAACATCTACCTGGGCATCGTGCAGAACGTGCTGCCGTCGATGGAGGCCGCGTTCGTCGACATCGGCCGCGGCCGCAACGGCGTGCTCTACGCCGGTGAGGTCAACTGGGAGGCGGCCGGACTCGGCGGTGCGCAGCGCAAGATCGAGCAGGCCCTCAAGCCCGGCGACTACGTCGTCGTCCAGGTCAGCAAGGACCCGGTCGGGCACAAGGGCGCCCGACTGACCACTCAGGTCTCACTGGCCGGCCGCTATCTGGTCTACGTGCCGGGTGCCTCGTCGACCGGGATCAGCCGCAAGCTGCCCGACACCGAGCGCCAGCGCCTCAAGGAGATCCTGCGTGAGGTGGTTCCGTCGGATGCCGGCGTGATCATCCGCACCGCCTCCGAAGGGGTCAAGGAAGAGGACATCCGCGGCGACGTCGAGCGCCTGCAGGAACGCTGGAATGCCATCGCCGCGGAAGCCGAGCGGGTCAAGGGCAACAAGGCCGGCGCCGCGATCGCGCTGTACGAGGAGCCCGACGTCCTGGTCAAGGTGATCCGGGACCTGTTCAACGAAGACTTCTCCGGGCTGATCGTCTCCGGCGACAGCGCCTGGGAAACCATCAACGAGTACGTGAATTCGGTTGCGCCGGAACTGGTTCCGAAGCTGACGAAGTACGATCCGCCGGGTGGTCCCGACGGGCCGGACGTGTTCGCGGTGCACCGCATCGACGAGCAGCTGGCCAAGGCGCTCGACCGCAAGGTGTGGCTGCCCTCGGGCGGCACCCTGGTGATCGACCGGACCGAGGCGATGACGGTCGTCGACGTCAACACCGGCAAGTTCACCGGCGCCGGGGGCAACCTGGAGCAGACGGTCACCAAGAACAACCTCGAAGCGGCCGAGGAGATCGTGCGCCAGCTGCGGCTGCGCGATATCGGGGGCATCGTGGTGATCGACTTCATCGACATGGTGCTGGAGTCCAACCGCGATCTGGTGCTGCGACGGCTCACCGAGGCGCTGGCCCGCGACCGCACCCGTCACCAGGTCTCCGAGGTCACCTCGCTGGGCCTGGTGCAGCTGACCCGCAAGAAGCTCGGCACCGGCTTGGTGGAGGCCTTCTCGACGACGTGCAGTCACTGCAGCGGGCGCGGCATCGTGCTGCACGCCGACCCGGTGGACACCACGCAGGCGGTGGCGCGCAAGGCCGAGTCCGGCAGCCGTCGCAGCAAGCGTGGCAAGAAGGGACGCACCGAGGAGCCGTCGGTCGCCCGGGTACCTGTGCATGTCCCCGGCGAGCACCCGATGTTCAAGGCGATGGCCGCGGCCAACGGCAAACCCGAGGACGAGGACTCCGAGGAGGAGCTGGCCGACGAGCTCGACCGCGAGGCGATCTCGGAAGCTGAAGCCGACATCGAGGAGCAGGTGGCCGACGAGGCCGTCGACGAGGATCTCGACGACGAGGAATTCGACGAGGACGAGGCCGACGAGGACGAAGACGACGAGGACGACGACGAGATCGACGTCGACCTGGACGAAGACGACGAGGACCTCGACGACCCCCTTGACGTCGACGATGACGACGCCGACGAGGACGATGACGACGAGGATCTGCCCGATAGCGGTGAGTACGACGACGTCGACGAACCCGCCGTTGTGCAGGCGCCCGTGGTCGCCGGCAGGCGGCCCCGCCGCCGTGCAGCGGCCCGTCCCGCCGGGCCACCCGTGTCCTAGGCGAGGCGGTTTGACCCTCCCGGTGCTGGTCACGTAACCTTGAGCAGTTGTCGCCAGGCGTCCGACGCCGGTGGCAGCGGGCTTAAGATCCCGCACCCCCAAGACCCGCGCACGCAGCTTCGGTTAGCGCGCGCCCGCAGAGCAAGGCAGAGGAACTGATGGCGACGTACGCAATCGTCAAGACCGGCGGCAAGCAGTACAAGGTCGCCGTGGGAGACATCGTCAAGGTCGAGAAGCTCGAGGTCGAGGCCGGTAGCTCCGTTTCGCTGCCTGTCGCGCTCGTCGTCGACGGCGCCAAGGTGACTACCGACGCCAAGGCTCTGGAGAAGGTCGCGGTCACCGGTGAGGTGCTCGAGCACACCAAGGGTCCCAAGATCCGCATCCACAAGTTCAAGAACAAGACCGGCTACCACAAGCGGCAGGGTCACCGTCAGCCGCTGACCGTGCTCAAGGTCACCGGGATCAAGTAGCGACAGGGAGCGAACAGACATGGCACACAAAAAGGGCGCTTCCAGCTCGCGCAACGGTCGCGAGTCCAATGCCCAGCGACTCGGCGTCAAGCGTTTCGGTGGTCAGGTCGTCAAGGCCGGCGAGATCATCGTCCGCCAGCGCGGCACCCACTTCCATCCCGGCGTCAACGTCGGTCGCGGCGGGGATGACACCCTGTTCGCCACCGCGCCGGGCGCGGTCGAGTTCGGCGTGAAGCGCGGTCGCAAGACCGTCAACATCGTCCGCGTCGCCCGACCGGAGTAGGTCTTAATTTCGCGAGTGTGCGTCCACTGCGAGATTGAGACCGATTTCTCGCAGTACGTTCACACTCGACGATTGAAAGGACCCTCCGATGCCCCGGTTCGTCGACCGCGTTGTCATTCGTACCCACGCGGGTAACGGCGGTCACGGCTGCGCCTCGGTGCACCGCGAGAAGTTCAAGCCGCTTGGCGGCCCGGACGGCGGCAATGGCGGCAACGGCGGCAGCGTCATCCTGGTCGTCGACCCGCAGGTGCACACCCTGCTGGACTTCCACTTCCACCCCAATGTTGTCGCCCCGTCGGGCAAGCAGGGGATGGGCAACAACCGGGACGGGGCCAACGGCGCCGATCTCGAAGTCAAGGTTCCCGACGGCACGATGGTGCTCGACGAGCAGGGCCGGCTACTAGCCGACCTCGTGGGTGCGGGCACCAGCTTCGTGGCGGCCGAAGGCGGCCGGGGCGGACTGGGCAACGCCGCGCTGGCCTCCCGTGCCCGCAAGGCGCCCGGGTTCGCGTTGCTCGGCGAAAAGGGCCAGGAACGCGACCTCACCCTCGAACTGAAGACGGTCGCCGACGTCGGCCTCATCGGGTTCCCGTCGGCGGGCAAGTCGTCGCTGGTGTCGACCATCTCGGCGGCCAAGCCCAAGATCGCCGACTACCCGTTCACCACGCTGGTGCCCAACCTCGGTGTGGTGTCGGCCGGCGAGCACACCTTCACCGTCGCCGACGTTCCCGGCCTGATCCCGGGCGCCTCCGAGGGCCGTGGGCTGGGGCTGGATTTCCTGCGTCATATCGAACGCTGCGCCGTGCTGGTGCACGTCGTCGACTGCGCCACTCTGGAGCCCGGCCGCGACCCGATCTCCGACATCGAGGCGCTGGAGGCCGAGCTGGCCGCCTATCAGCCGACGCTGCAAGGGGATACGACGCTCGGTGACCTCGCGAACCGGCCTCGTGCGGTGGTGCTGAACAAGATTGACGTCCCCGAGGCGCGTGAACTTGCCGACTTCGTGCGTCCCGAGATCGCCAAGCGTGGCTGGCCGGTGTTCGAGGTCTCCACGGTCAGTCGAGAAGGCCTGCGCGAGTTGACCTTTGCCCTGTGGGATCTGGTCGCCGCCTACCAGGCCGCCCAGCCCGAGGTGGTTCCGCGCCGGCCGGTCATCCGGCCGATCCCGGTGGACCAGAGCGGCTTCACCGTCGAGGCCGACACGGCCAACCCCGGTGGCTTCATCGTGCGCGGCACCCGCCCCGAGCGCTGGGTGGCGCAGACCAACTTCGACAACGACGAAGCGGTCGGCTATCTCGGTGACCGCCTGGCCCGCCTCGGTGTCGAGGACCAACTGCTGAAGCTGGGTGCTGTGGCGGGATGTGCGGTGACCATCGGCGACATGACCTTCGACTGGGAGCCGCAGACACCGGCCGGTGTGGACGTCACGCCGACGGGCCGCGGAACCGACGCCCGGCTGGAACGCAACGACCGGATCGGTGCCGCCGAGCGCAAGGAAGCCCGCCGCGCGCGTCGTGATCACGGGGACGAGGCGTGAGCGAGTACCGCGATGCGATCCGCAGCGCCCGCAGCGTTGTGGTCAAGATCGGCACCACCGCACTGACCACGACGTCCGGGCTCTTCGACGCCGGCCGGCTGGCGAAACTGGTCGACGCCATCGAGGCGCGGATGCAGGCCGGCTCCGACGTCGTCATCGTGTCGTCCGGTGCGATCGCCGCGGGCATCGAGCCGCTGGGCCTGAGCCGGCGGCCCACCGACCTGGCGACCAAACAGGCCGCGGCCAGCGTCGGGCAGGTCGCGCTGGTCAACGCCTGGAGCGCGGCGTTCGGTCGCTATGACCGCACCGTCGGCCAGGTGCTGCTGACCGCGCACGACATCGCGATGCGGGTGCAGCACACCAACGCCCAGCGCACCCTGGACCGGCTGCGCGGGCTGCACGCGGTCGCCATCGTCAACGAGAACGACACCGTGGCCACCAACGAGATCCGCTTCGGCGACAACGACCGGCTCTCGGCACTGGTGGCCCATCTGGTGGGTGCCGACGCGCTGGTCCTGCTCTCGGACATCGACGGGCTCTACGACTCCGATCCACGCCGGGGTGACGCCCGGTTCATCCCCGAGGTCGCCGGCCCCGACGACCTCGACGGTGTCGTCGCCGGGCAGGGCAGCCGGCTGGGCACCGGCGGCATGCGCTCGAAGCTGTCCTCGGCACTGCTGGCCGCTGACGCCGGCGTGCCGGTGCTGCTGGCCGCCGCCGCTGACGCCGCCGCGGCGCTCTCGGACGCCTCGGTTGGCACGGTGTTCGCGCCGCGCCCCGACCGGATGTCGGCGCGGCGGTTCTGGGTGCGCTATGCCGCCGAGGTCGCCGGGGCGCTGACGCTCGACGCCGGCGCGGTGCGTGCGGTCGTCAAACAACGCCGTTCACTGCTGCCCGCGGGTATCACCGGGGTGTCGGGCCGGTTCTTCGGCGGCGACGTCGTGGAGTTGCGCGGCCCGGACGAGGCGATGGTGGCGCGCGGCGTGGTGGCCTACGACGCCGCGGAGCTGACGACGATGATCGGCCGCTCCACGACCGACCTGCCTGCCGAGATGCGCAGGCCCGCGGTGCACGCCGACGACCTCGTCGCGGTCTAACCCCGCCCGCGATGCAGTAGCCCGCGGATCCCCTTTTCCAGCTCGGCCAGCTTGGCTTTCAACACCTCGGCGCGGTCGCCTGCGGCGTCCATCGGGTCGTCGTCGCGTTTGCGGACGGTGACACCGTTGGCCGTGGCGGTGGCGATCACCGACTCGCTGACCTTCGCGTCAGCGAGGATCAGGGTGGAGATCACCCCGGGTGAGAGCACTTTGTCGCGGCGGAACAGGCCGCCGCGGAAGTGCACCTCGGCCGGAATGCGGACGTCGGCGTGGTCTTCGATCTGCCGTCTGGCCGTCGCCATCAGCAGCGTCAGGACCGCCGCCGACGCCAGCCCGAGCAGCCGGCCCCGGCCGGGAAACCATGGCACCGGCAGCCGGTCCACCTGCTTCTCGACCGCCCCAGAGAGCAGGTACTCCACGAGGTTGCGGGTGTCGATCTCGGTGATCTTTGACCACTTGACGTCGTCGCCGTCGAATTCGAGGGTCTCCGGCGTGATCGCCAGGCCGCCGTAGCGGTTGAGGAAGAGCACGATGCCCCGCAGCTGTTGCGGCAGCCGGGTGGTGTCGGCGACGATGTCGCCGATGCCCAGTGCCCACCGCTGTGTGATCGGCCCCGGTGGTGGACGCATCCGTTTGAGCAGTGCGGCAACCCGGCCGGCTTCGGTGTCGATGTCCTCTTGGGTGGGGGCGCCGACCTCCCGGCCTCTGGAGCGTTTCATGCCGACATGGTCTCAGCCAGTTCGTCGGCGAGCAGTACCAGCATCTCCGAACAGCCGTTGTCGACCTTCACCGTGGCCAGATCGTCGCCGCGGGTGGCGCCACGGTTGACGATCGCGATGGGTTTGCCCAGCGCCGCGGCGTGCCGCACGAAGCGGTAACCCGAGAACACCGTGAGCGACGAACCGGCCACCAGCAGCGCATCTGAGGCATCGATCATCGAATATGCCTGGGCGACAACATCTTTGCTGACACTTTCACCGAAGTAGACGATGTCGGGTTTGAGTATGCCCCCGCAGGTCGGGCAGTCGACGAAGTGGAAGGACTCGGTGTCGTCGACCACGGCGTCGGCGTCAGGGGCGACGGCCAGGCCACCGACCCGCTCGGCGCGTTCGGTGAACCCGGGGTTGGCGGCTTCGAGCTGTTCGGCGAGCGCGGCCCGCGACATGGTGTGCCCGCAGTCCAGGCACACCACCTGCGCGTAGGTGCCGTGCAGGTTGATGACATTGCGGCTGCCGGCCTTGGTGTGCAGCAGGTCCACGTTCTGGGTGATCACGCCGGTGACCACCCCGGCCCGCTCGAGCGCGGCCAGCGCCCGGTGCCCGGCATTCGGCAGGGTCTGGGCCATGTGCCGCCACCCCAGATGGTTACGGGCCCAGTAACGCTGCCGGTATTCCCGGCTGGAGGTGAACTGGCGGATCGTCATCGGGTTGGCCGGCGGGGAGTCCGGTCCGCGGTAGTCGGGAATGCCCGAGTCGGTGGACAGACCGGCCCCTGTGAGCACGGCGCACCGTCGCCCCGACAGCAGCGCAACGAGTTCCGGGGCGTCCATCCCACCAGGATAGGTGGCTAGCCGATGTTGATGAACGGACTGACTGCGTCGCGGGCGAACTGGGCCACGTTGACCGAGGCGTCGCCGTCGGGGAAGCTCACCGTGGACAGCAGATGGCCCCCGGCGTCCACGAAGTCGCCGTCGGCGCGGCCCTGGTGAGTCGATGACGTCACGAGGATGATTCCCGACGTTCCGGCCTGCTCTGCCAGCGGCACCGAGAACCGGGCGTTCTGCACGGTGCTGTTGGCCTTGTCCTCCACGATGATTCGGTTGTCGGGGAAGCCGAACATCAACAGCATGCGGCGCATCTGCCCGGCCTCGGTCTGCCCGTTGCGCGGGTTGCCGCCGGTGACGATGATCGGCGACTGCGGGAAGAACTGTGCGACGGCCAGACCGGTGAACACCCGGTTGCGCAGCACCGACCGCATACTGCCGTCGTCATTGAGCCCGTAACCGAGGACCACGATCGCCGGCTTGGAGAAATCCTTGGCTGATGTGGGGGGAGCGGCCTGGGCGGGCGCCGGTGAGAAACCACCCAAGACCACGGCGGCGGCGACGGCGAGAGCGGCGGCAGCAGCTTTGAGTCGACGACGCACGTGTCCTCCGCGGAAGTATCGGAATTGTCGACTGCGTAATCGTGCGGCGACGGTGGATCGTTACTGCGTCTCAACCGTTCAGAGCCGCTCAGAGCCTCTCCATGGCCCGCTTCATCGCTGCGGTCTCTAGGAAGTCGTAGCGGGTTGGCACGTAACGCGGGCGGGCCGGGCGCTGCGCCACGGGCCGAGCGGCCAACGCGGCGCGGGTGGCGGCGGTCCAACGCGACCACAGCCGCGGGGCGAACGGCGTCTCGGGCCGGTAGGCAACAGATGTCATGGCGATCTCCCTGGTGGTGGGGCCGGCCGGTCCGGCCCGTACCAGAAAGCTATGGCCGCGCAGGCTCGCCGTAACGAGTAGCGGGGTACTCGAATCGTCGCGAAAGACCGCGAAAGACGTTGCACCGCATCGAGAATGGTGAGCGCAAGCACCTGGCGCGGCGACTGTGCGCCGGCTCACATCAGCAGCCCGGTGACGCGGCTCCGCGGGTTGGGGGATACCCGTTTCCGGCTGGTGGGCTATACGGGCGACAATGGGGCATGGATTTCTACTCCGTCTACCGGCACGGGTTCGCGCGGGTGGCCGCGTGCACGCACCACACGGTGCTGGCAGACCCGGCCGCCAACGCCGAGTCGGTGGTGCGGATCGCGCGCGCCTGCCACGACGATGGCGTGGCTGTGGCGGTCTTCCCGGAGTTGACGCTGTCGGGCTATTCGATCGAGGACATCCTGCTGCAGGACAGCCTGCTCGACGCCGTCGAGGACGCCCTGCTGGAGGTGATCGCCGCCTCGGCGGACCTGCTTCCGGTGCTCGTGGTGGGGGCTCCGCTGCGCTACCTGCACCGCATCTACAACACCGCTGTGGTGATCCATCGCGGCGTCGTGCTCGGCGTCGCCCCGAAGTCCTATCTGCCCACCTACCGGGAGTTCTACGAGAGCCGGCAGGTCGCCGCGGGTGACGACCTGCACGGCACCATCCGCATCGGCGGCACCGAGGTGCCGTTCGGCCCGGATCTGCTGTTCACCGCCGAGGACGTGCCCGGTCTGGTGCTGCACGTGGAGATCTGCGAGGACATGTTCGTGCCCGTGCCGCCCAGCGCGCACGCCGCGCTGGCGGGGGCCACGGTGCTGGCCAACCTGTCGGGAAGCCCGATCACGATCGGGCGTGCGGAGGACCGCAAGCTGCTGGCCCGCTCGGCGTCGGCGCGCTGCCTGGCCGCCTACGTCTACGCGGCGGCGGGCGAAGGGGAGTCGAGCACCGACCTGGCCTGGGACGGGCAGACCATGATCTACGAGAACGGCAGGCTGCTGGCCGAGTCGGAACGCTTCCCGAAAGGCGAGCGCCGCTCGGTGGCAGATGTCGACCTCGACCTGTTGCGGGCCGAACGGCTGCGGATGGGCACCTTCGACGACAATCGCCGCCACCACCAAGACGCACTGAGCTCGTTTCGGCGCATCGGTTTCGTACTCGATCCGCCCACCGGCGACATCGGCGTGCTGCGTGAGATCGAACGCTTTCCGTTCGTGCCGAGCGATCCGCTTCGGCTGGAACAGGATTGCTACGAGGGCTACAGCATCCAGGTCGCCGGTCTCGAGCAACGGCTGCGTGCACTGAACTACCCGAAGGTCGTCATCGGTGTGTCCGGCGGTCTGGATTCGACGCACGCGCTGATCGTCGCCGCACGGGCGATGGACCGGGAAGGCCGCCCGCGCAGCGATATTCTGGCCTTCACCCTGCCCGGGTTCGCCACCGGTGAGCGCACCAAGAACAACGCGATCAAGCTGTCGCGGGCGCTGGGCGTCACGTTCGAGGAGATCGACATCCGGTCGACAGCCTCGCTGATGCTCACCGAGCTCGGTCACCCGTTCTCCCGCGGCGAGCCGGTCTACGACGTCACCTTCGAGAACGTGCAGGCCGGCCTGCGCACCGACTATCTGTTCCGGATCGCCAACCAGCGCGGCGGCATCGTGCTGGGCACCGGTGACCTTTCCGAGCTGGCGCTGGGCTGGTCGACCTACGGTGTCGGCGACCAGATGAGCCACTACAACGTCAATGGCGGCGTGCCGAAAACCCTTATCCAGCATCTGATTCGGTGGGTCATATCGTCGGGTCAGTTCAACGACGAGGTCGACGAGATCCTGCAGTCGGTGCTCGACACGGAAATCACCCCCGAACTAGTGCCCACCGGCGAGGACGAGGAGGTCCAGAGCAGCGAGGCCAAGGTCGGGCCGTACTCACTGCAGGACTTCTCGCTGTTCCAGGTGCTGCGTTACGGCTTCCGGCCCTCGAAGATCGCGTTCCTGGCCTGGCACGCCTGGAGTGATCCCGACCATGGCACCTGGCCCCCCGGCTTTCCCGAAGGCAAGCGACCGGCCTACTCGCTCAAGGAGATTCGGCACTGGCTGGCGGTCTTCGCGCAGCGGTACTACTCGTTCAGCCAGTTCAAGCGGTCAGCGTTGCCGAACGGGCCCAAGGTGTCGCACGGCGGTTCGCTGTCGCCGCGCGGTGACTGGCGGGCGCCGTCGGACATGTCCGCGCGGATCTGGCTTGCCGAGATCGAACGCGATATACCGCAGGAGTGATCGGTGGCCGGAGTCGACAGCTGCCTTGATGCAGGATGACGCCGGTGTTAGCCTCGACTTCGTCGATGCGTTTCAGCGCATCCCCGGACGAGATGTGCGCCGTACCCGGCTTGTCAAGACGACGCACCTTGGAGGGTTGATGTCCGACGCGCTCAGCACTACCGGTTGTACTGTCCCAAAGCCCTTAGGTGTGCGGTGGATACACGGATCGGTGTCGTCCAAGCACAATGCCGACCCGGATGTGCAGGTCCACTGGTACGACGATGACACGGTGATCTTGCGGCAGAACAAGGCAATTCACTACGAGGCGCCGTTCATGTTCCTGCTGTTCGGTTGTGACCGGGCGGTTCTGCTGGACACCGGCGCCACAGCCGAAGAGCAGTATTTCCCGCTGCGTGCCGTGGTTGATGACGTCATCGAGGAGTGGCTCGATCGCTACCCCGAGACACATCGCCCCTATGAACTTCTGGTGCTGCACACCCACTCCCATGGCGATCACGTCGCCGGCGACACTCAGTTCACAGACCGGCCTGGGACCACCCTGGTGCCGGCCGACAAGGAAAACGCCTGGGACTACTTCGGTTTCACCGAAGATGACCACGGGCCCCGGACGGTCGACCTCGGCGACCGAACGCTGGACGTTCTTGCCACACCGGGACATGACGCGTCATCGGTCACGTACTACGACCCGTGGACGGGCATCCTGTTCACCGGCGACACGGTTTACCGCGGCAGGCTGTATATCGTCGACTGGCAGGCCTTCGCGCGAAGCATCGACCGGCTCATCGAGTTCTCCGAATCGCACCGCGTGAACCATGTGATCGGTTGTCACATCGAGATGACCTGCGCGCCCGGCGTGGACTACCCCGTTCTGACGACCTATCAGCCCGACGAGCCGGCCCTGGAGATGTCCGTCGAGCACCTCTACGCTGTTCGGGCAGCGCTCGAGGCCGCCGGCCCGGATCCGGTGCGTTACGTCAGCGACGACTTCATCCTGTGGCCGGAAGATGACTGACCGCGGCTAGAGCCTGCCGTCGATGCGCAGGTCTGGATGCACCCAGTCCGGTGACCGCCGCTCCTTGAACGCCAGGAAACCCTCGATGGACTCCGGTGAGCCGAGGCTGCGCTGCATGCCGATCCGGTCGTAGAGCCCGATGTAGTTGTCGATGCTCGCCTTGACCACCGAGCGGGCGTCCGGCGCGGTGCGGCAGCACTGGGCCAGCACCTCGCGTGCGGTGCCGGCCAGCTCGTCGTGGGGGACCACCCGCGCGACCATGCCCCAGTCCAGGGCCTCCTGGGCATCGA encodes:
- a CDS encoding MBL fold metallo-hydrolase, producing MSSKHNADPDVQVHWYDDDTVILRQNKAIHYEAPFMFLLFGCDRAVLLDTGATAEEQYFPLRAVVDDVIEEWLDRYPETHRPYELLVLHTHSHGDHVAGDTQFTDRPGTTLVPADKENAWDYFGFTEDDHGPRTVDLGDRTLDVLATPGHDASSVTYYDPWTGILFTGDTVYRGRLYIVDWQAFARSIDRLIEFSESHRVNHVIGCHIEMTCAPGVDYPVLTTYQPDEPALEMSVEHLYAVRAALEAAGPDPVRYVSDDFILWPEDD